A genomic segment from Syntrophotalea acetylenivorans encodes:
- the tkt gene encoding transketolase has product MISEQIDLSLAKEAVDTIRLLAADAVEQAQSGHPGTPMEAAPIAYLLYSRHLRHAPQQPDWPGRDRFILSCGHASALLYSLLHLTGYDLSLEEIKAFRQFDSRTPGHPEFGHTPGVETTTGPLGQGFAVGVGMAMGARFLKEQVDQELFDYRIYSLCSDGDLMEGVAAEAASLAGHLRLGNLVYLYLDNHITIEGDTALAFSEETATRFLAYGWQVLRVEGENLEEIDGAIACAKEDPRPSLIIARTHIGQGAPNKQDSSAAHGAPLGREELRLTKQALGRNPEQSFEVPKQVSEHMFAAVERGESLVREWQQKFESRQDDARSATWHQLAGKGLSDGWQQYLPVFDTDSGPMATRKASGLVLNALAPHLPLLLGGSADLAPSNNTALQNETAFRPGASGRNIHFGVREHAMGAILNGLAHTPGLIPYGGTFLIFSDYMRPPIRLAAMMGLAPIYVFTHDSIGLGEDGPTHQPVEQLAALRAIPELRVIRPADANETAMAWRVALAERQRPTALALSRQNLPVVDRKTHGAAEGVARGGYVLAAEEGLLQALLIASGSEVSLVLAAREILQQQGIATRVVSLPCWELFDEQSQDYRHEVLPPTCPARLAVEAAAAFGWERYVGDRGDILAMDGFGASAPADQLMEYFGFTVDQVIARVRQLIEKN; this is encoded by the coding sequence ATGATCAGCGAACAGATCGATCTGTCCCTGGCAAAAGAGGCTGTCGACACCATTCGGCTGCTGGCCGCCGATGCCGTGGAACAGGCTCAATCCGGACATCCCGGCACGCCCATGGAAGCGGCACCCATTGCCTACCTTCTCTACTCCCGTCATCTGCGCCATGCTCCACAACAACCCGACTGGCCCGGTCGCGACCGCTTCATTCTGTCTTGCGGGCATGCCTCAGCATTACTTTACAGCCTGTTGCATCTCACAGGATATGATCTGTCCCTGGAGGAGATCAAAGCTTTTCGCCAGTTTGATAGCCGTACCCCGGGGCACCCTGAGTTTGGTCATACGCCCGGTGTGGAGACAACGACGGGACCTCTCGGGCAGGGTTTTGCCGTTGGGGTCGGTATGGCCATGGGGGCTCGTTTTTTGAAAGAACAGGTCGACCAAGAGCTGTTTGACTATCGGATCTATTCACTCTGTTCCGACGGCGACCTGATGGAAGGGGTGGCGGCAGAAGCCGCTTCTTTGGCCGGCCACCTTCGTCTCGGAAATCTGGTCTATCTCTACCTGGATAACCATATCACCATTGAAGGCGATACCGCTTTGGCGTTTTCGGAAGAGACCGCCACCCGTTTCCTGGCCTATGGGTGGCAGGTGCTGCGGGTCGAAGGGGAAAATTTAGAGGAAATTGACGGGGCTATCGCCTGTGCAAAAGAAGATCCGCGACCCAGTTTAATCATCGCCCGCACCCATATCGGCCAGGGGGCACCTAACAAACAGGACAGTTCGGCGGCCCATGGGGCACCTCTCGGCCGTGAAGAACTAAGGCTGACCAAACAGGCGCTGGGACGAAACCCGGAACAGAGTTTCGAAGTACCAAAACAAGTGAGCGAACATATGTTCGCGGCTGTGGAACGGGGAGAGTCCCTGGTTCGAGAATGGCAGCAAAAATTCGAGAGCCGTCAGGACGATGCGCGGTCGGCGACCTGGCACCAGCTTGCCGGAAAAGGCCTTTCCGACGGCTGGCAGCAGTACCTGCCGGTATTTGACACGGATAGTGGTCCGATGGCCACCCGCAAGGCCAGTGGATTGGTGCTCAATGCCCTGGCTCCTCACCTGCCCCTCCTTCTGGGAGGATCGGCCGATTTGGCGCCGTCCAATAACACCGCTTTGCAAAATGAGACGGCCTTTCGGCCCGGAGCCAGTGGCCGCAACATTCATTTCGGGGTACGGGAACATGCCATGGGCGCGATTCTCAACGGACTGGCCCATACCCCGGGGTTAATCCCCTATGGGGGAACCTTCCTGATCTTCTCCGATTATATGCGGCCGCCTATTCGCTTGGCTGCCATGATGGGGTTGGCCCCAATCTATGTTTTTACCCATGATTCAATCGGTCTCGGCGAAGACGGCCCGACCCATCAGCCCGTCGAACAGCTGGCAGCGCTTCGGGCGATTCCTGAGCTGAGGGTTATCCGGCCCGCTGACGCCAATGAGACGGCCATGGCCTGGCGGGTTGCCCTCGCTGAGCGCCAGCGGCCAACGGCGCTGGCCCTGTCTCGGCAAAACCTGCCAGTTGTCGATCGCAAAACTCACGGAGCAGCCGAGGGCGTGGCCCGTGGTGGTTACGTTCTGGCGGCCGAAGAGGGGCTTTTGCAGGCCTTGCTTATTGCCAGCGGTTCCGAGGTGTCGTTGGTTTTGGCCGCTCGAGAAATATTGCAACAGCAGGGTATTGCCACCCGAGTTGTGTCTCTGCCCTGTTGGGAGCTGTTTGATGAACAGTCCCAAGATTACCGCCATGAAGTTTTGCCACCGACCTGTCCAGCACGTCTGGCCGTCGAGGCGGCCGCAGCCTTCGGCTGGGAGCGTTATGTCGGCGACCGTGGAGACATCTTGGCCATGGACGGCTTTGGTGCCAGCGCGCCGGCCGACCAGTTGATGGAGTATTTCGGCTTCACCGTTGACCAGGTGATCGCCAGGGTTCGACAATTAATAGAGAAAAACTGA
- a CDS encoding RNA polymerase sigma factor: MTPQAATAVVDPASVQDYTMASELGDRHDKILLEQLRAGHPGAFEQLVASQASRLINLAFRLIGNRAEAEEIAQEGFLRLHRSLDSFRGDCSLSSYLYRIVSRLAIDHLRREKLRRKLFFFRRHEDDADPLELAADSNASPRDNLQAKETGQRLLTALDGLSARQRAVFVLRHQEGMSLKEIAATLSLEEGTVKAHLHRAVRALRAELEDLQEDRS; this comes from the coding sequence ATGACTCCCCAAGCCGCAACCGCTGTGGTCGATCCTGCTTCGGTGCAGGATTACACCATGGCGTCAGAACTTGGCGACCGCCATGATAAAATATTGCTCGAGCAGTTGCGTGCCGGGCACCCCGGTGCTTTTGAACAACTGGTAGCGAGCCAGGCATCACGATTGATCAATCTGGCCTTCCGGTTGATAGGCAACCGTGCTGAAGCTGAGGAAATCGCTCAGGAAGGGTTTCTGCGCCTGCATCGATCATTGGATAGTTTTCGCGGCGATTGCAGTTTATCAAGTTATCTCTATCGCATCGTTTCGCGTCTGGCCATCGATCATTTGCGGCGGGAAAAATTACGCCGAAAACTTTTCTTTTTTCGTCGTCATGAGGACGATGCCGACCCGCTGGAGTTGGCAGCCGATTCAAATGCTTCGCCGCGGGATAATTTGCAAGCTAAAGAGACCGGGCAACGTTTGCTGACGGCCCTTGACGGCTTGTCGGCCCGGCAAAGGGCGGTTTTTGTGTTGCGCCATCAGGAGGGAATGTCCCTCAAAGAAATTGCTGCAACGCTCTCTTTGGAGGAAGGAACGGTTAAGGCCCATCTGCATCGGGCGGTACGCGCCTTGCGCGCCGAACTGGAAGATCTGCAGGAGGATCGGTCATGA
- a CDS encoding zf-HC2 domain-containing protein, whose amino-acid sequence MNDTTTRHCHKEDLLLYYYDELTDQRRAELAEHLAVCENCNKEWQQLQRSLSSLSLPVIEFNSVETKRFAARVAERAQRPRHSKLWVWGGALTVSAVLALTLIARPPGLVPGQRNGLVADAAIVQELELLQNMELLEDLDLLQGLEGQG is encoded by the coding sequence ATGAACGACACTACAACGAGACACTGTCATAAAGAGGATTTGCTGCTTTATTACTACGACGAACTGACCGATCAACGGCGAGCTGAGTTGGCGGAACATCTTGCCGTTTGTGAGAACTGTAATAAAGAATGGCAGCAACTCCAGCGGTCTTTAAGCAGCCTGTCTCTTCCCGTAATCGAGTTCAATTCGGTTGAAACCAAAAGGTTTGCCGCCCGGGTTGCAGAACGAGCGCAGCGCCCCAGGCACAGCAAGCTCTGGGTGTGGGGAGGCGCATTGACTGTTAGCGCGGTTCTGGCCCTGACCCTGATTGCCCGACCACCGGGGCTAGTTCCCGGCCAAAGAAACGGACTGGTGGCCGATGCCGCTATCGTTCAGGAGCTGGAGCTTTTGCAGAATATGGAACTGCTTGAAGACCTCGATCTCTTGCAGGGATTGGAAGGTCAGGGATGA
- a CDS encoding DUF3106 domain-containing protein: MKRLWLLGLLLVAGLTWGQGTGWAKRYSDQNDGGRRVVADKDITEGNRWQKLTPEQRKEMKQRYRQFQDLPPAEQQKLRKRYERFQELSPEKKRRIQERHQRLQKMTPKQREELKRELQRIKKLPPEDRRQQRQELHKQYFNGR, translated from the coding sequence ATGAAACGCTTATGGCTACTTGGTCTGTTGCTGGTGGCCGGCCTGACCTGGGGGCAGGGAACGGGTTGGGCCAAGCGCTACTCTGACCAAAATGACGGCGGACGAAGAGTTGTTGCCGATAAAGACATTACCGAAGGCAACCGTTGGCAAAAACTGACTCCAGAGCAACGCAAAGAGATGAAACAGCGCTATCGTCAGTTTCAGGATTTGCCGCCGGCAGAACAGCAAAAGTTACGCAAGCGCTATGAACGTTTTCAAGAGCTTTCGCCGGAAAAGAAGCGACGCATCCAAGAGCGGCATCAACGGTTACAGAAGATGACCCCGAAGCAACGGGAAGAGTTGAAACGGGAGTTGCAGCGTATCAAGAAGCTACCGCCGGAAGATCGCCGCCAACAACGCCAGGAATTACATAAGCAATATTTTAACGGCCGCTGA
- a CDS encoding c-type cytochrome, which translates to MTKIRWGMTMVLVTLVLLCVGGCKEQMKEELLSAASKPAFAAVEETARVATPVAEPKDGQALFQQHCAVCHPGGGNIINPDKGLDGKTLAANGIVTAGDIVSLMREPRPGMSAFSKELLSDRDAGRIAEYILQTF; encoded by the coding sequence ATGACAAAGATCCGCTGGGGTATGACAATGGTTCTGGTAACATTGGTTTTGCTATGTGTTGGCGGGTGTAAAGAACAAATGAAGGAAGAACTGCTGAGCGCTGCTTCCAAGCCTGCCTTTGCTGCTGTTGAAGAAACGGCGCGGGTTGCTACCCCGGTGGCGGAGCCTAAAGATGGACAGGCGCTGTTTCAGCAGCATTGCGCCGTATGCCATCCCGGCGGTGGTAATATCATCAATCCGGACAAAGGGCTTGATGGAAAAACCCTGGCAGCCAATGGCATCGTAACTGCCGGCGATATCGTCTCCCTGATGCGTGAGCCGAGACCGGGAATGAGCGCTTTTAGTAAGGAATTGCTGTCCGACCGGGATGCCGGCCGCATCGCCGAATACATTCTTCAGACTTTTTGA
- a CDS encoding cation:proton antiporter: protein MDLSAIFSALGVIFCGTLIGGRVAGMLHVPRVTGYLLTGLLVGPSFAHLTGLPQLISSEVLKDLRIVTDIALGLILLSIGGQCRTENLKRWKHRILWFSFGEICLTFLLVTLSVASLNLLVVKTSLPGFSLVETSLTLALLLGTITITTAPAVTLMVIREYKADGPVTHTALTLVGLNNVVSILAFIVLSQILLQPDFPIASVLWQMLGPLLVGGLLGFAASVWAQRLETPSEKKLLLLGAVFTVTGVCRTLGISPLLATLFLGLVLANSSPRWHLLEESLQQFDYPLYVAFFFIAGANLHLETLPNIGLLGLGYFCARVLGKLVGARVGAHFGNFNRERGIHTGFTLLAQGGVAIGLATTLTRQWPAGGRLLETMVLGSVVLFELIGPLAIRFGLVRAGEVPILSLLEKRAPQGTIEGLHNVVQHFRSSLGIPAGHQLSDPGDILVKHIMRRNVETITNDTPFNELLHLIAHSRYDRFPVIDGDGHFVGMINYTEIRNLVFEPTLAKLVVASDLAGERHIAMHPDQTLREALEILQKYRYISYFPVIDPEQPKHLLGILSQNDLLAAFRRAGKQ from the coding sequence ATGGACCTGTCCGCTATCTTCAGCGCTCTGGGGGTCATTTTTTGTGGCACCCTGATCGGTGGGCGCGTGGCAGGCATGTTACACGTGCCCCGGGTCACCGGCTATCTGCTGACCGGGCTGCTGGTCGGGCCATCCTTTGCCCATCTGACCGGCCTGCCCCAACTCATTTCGTCCGAGGTCCTCAAGGACCTGCGAATCGTTACCGACATCGCCCTCGGTCTGATTTTGCTCAGTATCGGCGGACAATGCCGAACTGAAAATCTTAAACGCTGGAAACACCGGATTCTCTGGTTCTCTTTTGGCGAAATCTGCCTGACCTTCCTGCTTGTCACCCTTTCCGTTGCCTCCCTCAACCTTCTAGTCGTCAAAACAAGCCTGCCCGGCTTTTCCCTGGTCGAGACTTCGCTGACACTGGCGCTACTGCTCGGAACGATTACCATCACCACGGCGCCCGCAGTAACCTTGATGGTTATCCGCGAGTACAAAGCCGACGGGCCTGTGACCCATACCGCCTTGACCCTGGTGGGGCTCAACAATGTTGTTTCCATTCTCGCTTTTATCGTCCTGAGCCAGATATTGCTGCAACCGGATTTTCCCATTGCGTCGGTTTTGTGGCAGATGTTAGGTCCGTTACTGGTTGGCGGCCTGTTAGGTTTTGCCGCCTCGGTGTGGGCCCAGCGCCTTGAAACCCCCAGCGAGAAGAAGCTATTGCTCTTGGGCGCCGTTTTTACAGTGACCGGCGTCTGCCGCACCCTCGGCATCAGCCCACTTTTGGCAACGCTGTTTCTCGGCTTGGTGCTGGCGAACAGTTCGCCGCGCTGGCACCTCCTTGAAGAGTCTCTCCAGCAGTTCGATTATCCCCTTTATGTGGCCTTCTTTTTCATCGCCGGCGCCAATCTGCACCTTGAAACCCTCCCCAATATCGGACTACTTGGCCTCGGTTATTTTTGCGCACGGGTTCTCGGCAAACTAGTTGGCGCGCGAGTCGGTGCCCATTTCGGCAACTTCAACCGCGAGCGAGGCATTCACACCGGCTTTACCCTGCTCGCCCAGGGGGGCGTCGCCATCGGCTTGGCCACCACGCTCACCCGGCAGTGGCCGGCGGGTGGACGACTGCTTGAAACCATGGTGCTCGGATCGGTGGTCCTGTTTGAACTAATCGGCCCGCTGGCGATCCGTTTCGGGCTGGTGCGAGCCGGCGAGGTGCCGATACTCTCTCTGTTGGAAAAACGCGCGCCACAGGGGACCATCGAAGGATTGCACAACGTGGTCCAGCATTTCCGTTCGTCGCTTGGCATCCCGGCCGGTCACCAGCTAAGCGACCCCGGCGACATCCTGGTCAAACACATCATGCGTCGCAACGTCGAAACCATCACCAACGACACGCCCTTCAATGAGTTGTTGCACCTCATCGCCCACAGCCGCTACGACCGTTTTCCGGTAATCGACGGCGACGGGCACTTCGTCGGCATGATCAACTACACCGAAATCCGCAACCTGGTGTTCGAGCCCACCCTGGCCAAGCTGGTGGTGGCCAGCGATCTGGCCGGCGAACGGCACATCGCCATGCATCCCGACCAGACCCTGCGCGAAGCCCTGGAAATTCTACAGAAATACCGCTACATCAGTTACTTTCCGGTGATAGACCCGGAACAACCCAAACATCTGCTGGGAATCCTCAGTCAGAACGATCTTCTGGCCGCCTTTCGCCGCGCCGGCAAACAGTAA
- a CDS encoding OmpA family protein produces the protein MHPSNRPNIPWIALLLVLLLSACGGRPPALSTALEDKDPVEQLVSLESDLDTARQESLDVLSPRNFAKAERLYLEAQGMLERETDLSEILLKITAGRVELQRSEQTAQIARTVLADVIKVRQLALAAGAADLGSEYTATEERFLSLTRAIEDNDLDSAQKDKAKVFDAYDQLELRAIKERNLGEAHRLLDQATANRASRQVPLSLAEAQEKLAEADAFVTDRRYQREEIRQKAAEALFYTRRLEQIMLHSQNLENRPSEQTALYIEGLLHQTAEQLNLPDQRDQVFEGQLEGILTSIASNQQQRQDQQDEIAALEATIDQLRVQIASLEGSTREERAARQQLDEERRFQKLFNQVQNVFAPGDAEVYKQGDRLIIRLKAMSFAVGQAVIEAQNYPLLSKVQRAIGLFGQPRAIIEGHTDSTGSAAANLALSQKRAEAVQAYLIANDTLPAEKIEAKGYGSERPLASDQSAEGRAINRRIDIVLIPAQP, from the coding sequence ATGCATCCGTCGAATCGCCCCAACATACCCTGGATCGCCTTGCTACTCGTGCTGCTGCTCAGCGCCTGCGGAGGACGTCCTCCAGCTCTCTCTACAGCGCTGGAAGACAAAGATCCGGTCGAACAGCTGGTCAGCCTTGAAAGCGACCTGGATACGGCTCGTCAAGAAAGCCTGGATGTTCTGTCACCCCGCAATTTTGCTAAAGCGGAGCGTCTTTATCTAGAAGCTCAGGGCATGTTGGAGCGAGAGACCGATCTGTCCGAAATCCTGCTCAAGATCACTGCCGGCCGGGTTGAATTGCAACGTTCCGAGCAAACGGCCCAAATCGCCCGAACCGTCCTTGCCGATGTGATCAAGGTACGTCAATTGGCCCTGGCCGCCGGCGCCGCTGACCTCGGATCGGAATATACTGCGACAGAAGAACGTTTTTTAAGCCTGACCCGAGCCATTGAAGACAACGACCTCGATTCGGCTCAAAAGGACAAGGCCAAGGTGTTCGATGCCTATGATCAACTGGAATTGCGCGCCATCAAGGAACGTAATCTCGGCGAAGCCCACCGGCTCCTGGACCAGGCAACGGCCAACCGCGCCTCTCGGCAGGTCCCCCTGTCCCTGGCCGAAGCACAGGAAAAGCTCGCTGAAGCAGATGCCTTCGTCACCGACCGTCGCTACCAAAGAGAAGAAATCCGCCAGAAAGCAGCGGAGGCCCTCTTTTATACCCGCCGCCTGGAGCAGATCATGCTACATAGTCAAAACCTGGAAAACCGGCCTTCGGAACAGACAGCCCTATATATCGAAGGGTTATTACATCAGACAGCTGAACAGCTGAATCTGCCCGACCAGAGGGACCAGGTATTTGAAGGCCAGCTGGAAGGGATTCTGACGTCTATCGCCAGTAACCAGCAACAGCGACAGGATCAACAGGATGAGATTGCCGCACTAGAAGCGACCATCGATCAATTACGCGTACAGATCGCCTCTCTTGAAGGCTCGACCCGGGAAGAACGGGCGGCCCGCCAGCAACTGGACGAGGAGCGCCGCTTCCAGAAGCTCTTCAACCAGGTCCAGAATGTGTTCGCCCCCGGTGACGCCGAGGTCTACAAGCAAGGCGACCGCCTGATCATCCGCCTCAAGGCGATGAGCTTTGCAGTCGGCCAGGCGGTCATCGAAGCGCAGAACTATCCGCTGCTGAGCAAAGTGCAGCGGGCTATCGGCCTGTTCGGCCAACCGCGGGCTATCATTGAAGGCCATACCGACAGCACCGGCTCGGCCGCTGCCAACCTGGCCCTGTCGCAAAAGCGGGCCGAAGCAGTGCAGGCTTACCTTATCGCCAACGACACCCTGCCGGCGGAAAAGATCGAAGCGAAGGGCTACGGCTCGGAACGCCCGCTGGCGTCGGATCAGTCCGCCGAAGGGCGGGCCATCAACCGACGGATCGACATTGTCCTGATCCCGGCCCAGCCCTGA
- a CDS encoding cold-shock protein, whose translation MAEGTVKWFNDAKGFGFIEQDNGPDVFVHFSEIQGDGFKSLAEGDRVSFEVTQGQKGPQSANVRKI comes from the coding sequence ATGGCAGAAGGCACAGTAAAATGGTTCAACGACGCAAAAGGTTTTGGTTTCATCGAGCAGGACAACGGCCCTGACGTATTCGTTCACTTTTCCGAGATCCAGGGTGATGGTTTCAAATCCCTTGCCGAAGGCGACCGCGTAAGCTTTGAGGTCACCCAAGGTCAAAAAGGCCCCCAGTCGGCCAATGTACGCAAAATCTAA